One Mesorhizobium sp. L-2-11 genomic region harbors:
- a CDS encoding DUF2093 domain-containing protein: MMNRFEGPGGKEARIRYLDGDFQVTSPGAFVRCAVTGESIPLDELKYWSVARQEPYVSAAASLRREIEAHPELRSRR, encoded by the coding sequence TCGCTTTGAAGGCCCCGGCGGCAAGGAAGCCCGTATCCGCTACCTGGACGGCGACTTCCAGGTGACCAGCCCCGGCGCCTTCGTGCGCTGTGCGGTCACCGGCGAAAGCATCCCGCTCGATGAGCTCAAATACTGGAGCGTCGCCAGGCAAGAGCCCTATGTAAGCGCCGCGGCCTCGCTGCGCCGCGAGATCGAGGCACATCCCGAACTGCGCAGCCGGCGTTAG